The Gossypium hirsutum isolate 1008001.06 chromosome A13, Gossypium_hirsutum_v2.1, whole genome shotgun sequence nucleotide sequence TTCAGTAAATTTTCCCATCGTTCATTCAAGTATACAAACAAACAACAAAAGCTCGAGCTCACACACTTCATCCCATccattaactattttttttttattatagacaAAACCCTATTAACATAGCATAGGTTTTGGTTATGACTCTCTATCTAGATTCTCACCCTACAGcaaattacatttaaaaaaataaaaaataactattcCATTGATTTCTTAGGTATAAAGATGGGACTTAAAATAATGATTTATCCAAAATGTGAAAGTGTTACTAAGTTTTGGTCAACAAAACAAGGACATAGACCCTACAAGGGGCCAGGGAATATTGGACTAGAGTATGGATGATGGTAGATGGGGTTATTAGATAGAACAACGAGGGCCTGTTACACACATGCATATACGTACAACAGCCTTTCATAATATAGAAATCAACAAAGATGATGCAGCTTTGTGATGGTGTACAACCTATCAGCCTGGCTGTGTGCCCCAGACCAATATTTACTGTATTAGATCTATTGATCCTTTGTTATTTGAATGATATCCCCACTCCATTGTAAAAAGGtaggtgtcgaaaccattttttttaaacgggaaatcgacttttgaaaacgaaaagttgggagtcgccaccaatcgttttttaataaggtgtgattggatcacctcaaaacacggtcgtttttaataaacaaataaattttccAAAACGACGATTTTGGTCTGCAAAAATAGAAAACCGGTTCGaaagtcagttacgtacgaggaaggattagcaccctcgacatacccaaaattggtacttaatCGATTAATTAAGTCCtaaatgtcgaaaattaaagattttgtaatatctgattttgggtctagtcggaatagtggtttcgtgaccacaaaattcgagatataaataattattttatgattattttaaggtctatgatatgattgcatgattgtgtgaaaatttcgtgatgaaattctatgcctaaagtgcttaaattgaaagtagggactaaatcgaataagttgcaaaacttgcattctagaagtttttagtacgAAATTGtgttggaatattaatgaggaggtcttaaatagcaatttgaccaattttaagttcatggacaaaatttggacatggaaggaattttggaaagtttagtagtaagggtattttggtcatttagttattaaaatgaattaaaaacaaaattaaaagccaatttttgtccatcttcttcattaggctgaaatttcaagggttctccatagctagggtttgtttcaagcttccaagctccataagcaaggaaaactaaaattcgggctaaaatggggaaaataccaagttgtggacaaaatggtaaaagtagccattttcgcatacggggtaagttcatgtgtaaatgtagtaacataattgtcattttaagcaatttaatgttgtttatatgatatgatgctgatttttaatcgtgaaatattatgctttgtggttaatgttgagtaatatgcaaattatgtttactacttgataaatatgaattgctaccgagtatcggttccgatattccatggaagacggcaaatgtgagatcgaggaaaaaagcccgtttgaaccttaggaatagattaggatacaagtgacatgtcactaggatggttgagcatccgaactcgttgagttgagtccgagttcacttatggatgcgaatgtccgaactcgttaagttgagtccgagttcgagagatgtaactaggcatccgagctcgttgagttgagtccgagttcacttatggatgcgaacgcccgagctcgttgagttgagtccgagttcacttatgggcgggttacatggtagcttggctacatatgtggcacttatgtgcaaactttccatgtatccgaattatattccgatgtgttcaacgggtaaagttctactgaaatggaggaatactcaagatgaaagggacgtattgttttgacaagccagctcgaaaatcgggaacggtcggaggctcgctcacactatccgtataccatcttggcataatggcttgtatattttgagtatggcatgtatagcattataatcattttgtatatatggtcttataatatggttattgagtggtatggaaatgcttggtaatgattagccattggaatggctaatcatgatcatatttggtgttatgtatgctaaattgctagctaatccatggaaaccatgaaataggtaaaatttaccataaaatagattcagacagcaccagtgacgtgaatttgaaaaatcactaaaaatagtagagatacaattagatgatgaataatatatggaattgaagaattatgagtctattttcatatggatggaacaaaacaggtatatgagttatattttatgagatgtttaaatttttgtgaaacagggccaaagcgatttctggatcccctgttctgactttgtaaattcaccataaattttacaaacggcatagtcattgaagctctgtagagggagatatctgattcgtaatacacagaggtcagagtagtcgaaccctgaaacaggggagactttaactaataaactgtactaattggcccgaccaaaaattctagaaaaaaattagtagatagatatatgagtctagtttcaggaaaaatttacggaattggatttcgagtttcgtaactcgagatatgatttttaaagcgactgtgatgcagttagccagcttgtatggaaattttaaaatgaattgtatgagctgtttaagtaatgaattaagtctattaacacctcgtgttcgactccggcaatggtctcgggtacggggcgttacagatttggacagagttcaaaatacgatcctccttttattggcttttaaaacatttaggtaagtcaaatgtgtgttaaagaccatctcaccttgaggtaaaacattacatccagtacgttaggacacaacatttttgACCCTCAAATGTGATTTTACCTTTAAAACGTTCGTTttagctttaagaggatattcgaatattcaaaataaacaaagaaagcgaaacccagtacgttagggcacgatccttTGAATTCTTTACCAGGGAACGCCCCTTTCCCAACTGTCAACTGCAGGCTCATTTTCGTAGCTCCTAATATCCTAGGTATCGGAATCCTGTTTCCTTCAGTTATAAACATTGCGTTTACAAACTCTAATGATCGAAATGAACATTCAACTACTTCGTTGTCATTCTCTATGTAGGGTGCATCACTGGTAACTGACGCAATAATGTCCTCCTCCGCATTTATTGTTATTAGCCGACCCTCAGTAACCATCTTTAGCTTCTGGTGCAGCGAGGATGGCACTGCCCCAGCTGAATGAATTCAAGGTCTTCCTAATAGACAGTTATAGGAAGGCTTAATATTCATCACGAGGAAATCTACCTCGTACGTGTTTGGGCCAATCTGAAGAGGTACTTCTATCATTCCCATTACTTTCCTTtctgtgccatcaaatgctctcactatgttCTGACACGTCTTTATATGGGAACTGTCTATAGGTAAACGGTTTAATGTAGCCCACGGCAACACGTTCAATGCGGATCCATTATCAACTAATACTCCGGGTAGCGTATACCCCTTGCAACGTGTAGTGACATGTAGAGCCTTAGTAGACCCCCAACCCATGGTGGTATCTCATCATCGCTGAAGGAGATGAAATTGCCAGCGCTTATGTTGCCGACGAGACGGTCTAATTTGTTAACCAAAATGTCATCCGCAACATAGGTCTCgttcaacactttcatcaatgCTTTACGGTGGACCTCCAAATTTAACAGCAGAGCTAATACCGATATACGATCCGGTCGTTGGTGTAGTTGTTCTACGACACTATACTCGCTGTGTCTTAGGAACTTCGAAAATTCCTTAGCTTCAGTTTCCATTACTGGCTCATTAACCTGTGATTCTGATCCCTCTGCTTCTTTCTTAAACATGACGAGTTTCCCTTTTGTTGGTTCGACTTCTATGTTTGACGTGTTAATCGAACCCTCCTTATCTGAAACTGTTATACTACAGTTATAATTCCAAGGCACCCTATGGCTATCTTTATAAGGGGAAGCTGTTGGCTTCTGAATTATAACTCTTGGTGTAACTCTTGCTTCTACTTCACTAACTCTAGGCTTCGAAATAATTATCACTAGACGACTGGCTCTGCCACCTTCTTCACTCGACTCTCCTATTAGAGAGCATACATCTTCCTCTTCGACAGACTCAAAGAACTTCAATTCCTTATTATCCATTAGACCCTGTACTAGGGCTCTGAACTCAATACAATTCTGGATCTCGTGATCTTTctcatgatggaactcacagtagttccgtGTATCTTGGATTTTATCTCCCAACCCTTGCGGGACTAAACCTCTCTTCTGCATCTCATTCCAAACTAGCTTCAATGGGGTTCTCACCTCCGCGATATTCAGCTTGACTTTCCTCCCCACATTCTCAATTATCGCATTTACCCCTTTATCAGTATGACTGGGTAACGGATTTCCTGTACCAGGTGTATCATCAAATTTTAGAACACCTGCTTTGATAAGCCTTTCCACGCACCTTTTGAATGAGGTacagttttctatcgagtgccacgtaatccctgcatggtattcgtACTGAGCATTCGCATCGTACCACTTAGGGTATGGGGGCTGCAACGGCTCTAAGTGGAAAGGAGCCACTACATGTGCATCAAACAGATTTTTGTACAACTCCCTATATGTCACTGGTATGGGAGTAAATTGAAACTTCTCTGTATTCTGTCTCATGTTAGGCTCCCGCCTTAGTGAGGCCTGTTGGCCTATGACTATCGCCTTTGACTGACTAACAGTGGCCAATTTTGCGTAGCCTGAGCTCACATTACCTActtcattctctcttttcttcgGGGCTGACCTTCTCGTGTTTTCCCCGACTTCTATCTTACCTGatcttatggcattttctatcatttcgccAGACATTACTATGTTCGCAAAGCTCTTGGTTGCGTTACCTAACATATGAGTAATGAAAGGCGCCTTCAatgtattgatgaagagcatgGTTGTTTCTTTTTCTAGTAACGGTGGTTGGACCTGTGTAGCGACCTCTCTCCATCTCTGAGCATACTGCCGGAAGCTTTCGCTTggcttcttctccatattctggAGTGTGATCCGGTCCGGTGCTATATCTGTTATATGGCCGTACTGCTTCATGAAGGCCTGAGCTAGGTCCTTCCATGACTTAACTTGGGTacgactcaactgattgtaccatttggccgCAGCCCCAGCCAAACTGTCCTGAAAATAGTGAATCAACAACTGATCATTATTGACATGACCCGTCATTCTCCGACAAAACATCGTGATGTGAGCCTCAGGGCAACTAGTTCCGTTGTATCtttcaaattctggcattttgaacttgggAGGTAATAACAAATCTAGGACTAGACTCAACTCTCTGGCATCCATTCCGCAGTAATCATCAACACTTCCCAACGCCTTGAACTTCTCCACCAACCATTTATATTGGTCCTCCATTTGTTTGGGcagttctattttttctttttccaactcTGCTGCGTCGTCGAAGTCAGGGACCTGGGGGTTTGCTAGATTATCCTTAGGGTTGGTGCTCGATCCCGCTGGGAAGTTTACTGGTGCCGAGGTACCAGTTTGATAAAGAGGTTGGACATTAACAGACACCCTTGGTGGTTGTGTTTGCATGTTTGTTGGCGCAAAACTTGTAGGACAAGCGGAATCCTCATTGTCATTTCTCGTGTCAACCATAGGGTATTTTCCTTTGTCAGACCCTTCTTTAAACAACTGTGTCAGCTTGCTTATCATGCTATTTTGTGATTCTAGCATGTTTCTCTGGGACTCCAGCATTTGGTCTCTCATTTCCTGCTGGACCTTAGCCAGCTGCTCTTGCATCTGAGCCTGCAGTTGCTCTTGCAtttccttttgcatttgctcaaACCTCTGATCCGTATCCTTTGTCTTCTTTCGTGTGTAGTACCGGTGTTCCAGGGTAACTAGATAAATGGCCACTAATTAATAAGGTTCTTTTGTGTACATGATGTTATGCGAtacaatgtaatgcaaatgcatggcatgaatgcaaaaaggagaCGTCGATTCGAATTCAACTTCATTTAGAAAACTTCGCTGAAAAACaaaatcttttacataaaatgaattacaTATACGGTCTTGCCCTAACACCCAAAGCTTTTACTTTCCTAAGAAGGCAGGCTAACTCTCGCCCCCGAACTGATTCTAACTCATATTTAACTCCTAGCACATCTGCTTGGACCGCCAAAGTCTGTAAATGATCAACCACCTCTCGTATCTGAGCTATAGCTTCACCCATTAAGTAATCCCTATCTCGGACCTGATCCTGAGATCGGTGAAGTTGCTCCCCTAGTTGCTCATTATTTGTTTCcaataattcaatttgattctCACAGTTCTGAAGTGTAGCTTCAAGTTCTTCTACTTTCCCCTTCAAATTCTCGATCTTACTTAGACTAGCTCTTAATTCAATTACTGAGTTACGACACCGATGTTGCTGTAGTGCCATTTCTAACTCCTCCACCTGAGCTCTTAACATCTGTTTTTCATTCTGGCTATCGTCCAAACTCTTTTTACAAGTGACTTCTCGAGCCTGAGCATCGTGGAACTTTCTTTCCCACCAATCGGCCCTAGCCTTTTCCTCTTGGATTTCTTGCCTCCACTGTTCAGACGTTTTACCCAAACCAGCATTTCTCATTGACTTTTGCAGCTGCTTGTAATCAGTCTTTAGACTGTCTAGGTCCTCCTCaacttctctctttctttttctcaaattctCAGCCTCGGATTTTTGAACATCAACATCCAGCTTTAAGTACACTTTTTCCTCTTCCAACTGCTCTATTTTCCTTTCTAACTCCGAGGTTTTCTTTTCGAAGTCTTGCTTTATGATTTCCAATTCGGAGGGGACCACTCGCAGATATTCCTCTATCGGTCGAGCTTCTTCTAAATTTGGCTTCGGGATATTATCGTTAACCCTTCTACTCCAACATTCGTTATATTCAGGAGTTACCATTGGATTCACAGCAACTCCCTTTATCCGGCAAGTTTGGTTCTAAGCATTATAAATCTCACGGCTCTTTTTCTTGGAGTCTTTCTCCCCATATGAGAACCCACTCTGAGCTAGCCCCTGCGTCATCGGTATAAATTGTCTTGATCTATATTGCCTCAATACCAGTAGAGGGACGTATCTAACGGCTCCCCAAATCCCCAACAAAGGGACCCAATCATAACTCCCACATCGGTAGAGAATCTCATCAGAAACCATCCAAGGGGCCTTTCATTCGATATCCTCCTCTTGGAGATTTTGAAGTATCGCCATCCATTTTTCCTTTGTCATGTCATCTTTTCTCGATATGGTCACTATCTCATTCAAAGGTGAGTAATCTCCGAAAAAGGGTCGGTAATAGGCCTTTTCTACCCTCCAAAAGTGGCTATGAAACCATACTAACAAGAGTTGTGCACACCCAATAAATCTACCTTCCCCTGACCTCCGACATACACTCAAAGATCTGAAAGTCTCCGCCAGGATTGCAGGAACTGGAGTGACACCTTTACCTAATCGGTCAAATAGATCGGCGACTACTTCATCTACATGCCTTAACGCTTTAGGGAAAATAACCAAACCATAAATGCTCAGGGCGAATACATCAACTCTTTTCTTCATGTCAGGGTGAGTCTGGATCAGATCTCTCAAATTTTCCCAATGGATGCACTTTCCACTGCCTTTCTGCTAGACCCGAGCCTCAACCCACTGTTcactcatcccagtgatgttcatcaACCTTTTTACAAAGGTTGGGGTATTGACAGCTCTAGAATAAATCTTATCAACTTGAAACCTCGGACAATAAAGCAAGGCTGTATATTCCTCAACAGTAGGTGCTAGATCCACCCTTCCGAAAGTAAAACAACTGAATGCGGAATTCCAAAATTGAGCCATGGCGCGGAACAAATACCTATCTACCTTAACATCGAGGAGATAAGGAATATCACCATAATTACAGTAGAGTAGCTGCTCCATCTCATCATCCCAATGACTCCATAATTCTTTCAACTCCTGAAGATCGTTCTGAACCACACTAATGAGAGTAAAGTTCCATAACTCTGACGTGCACTCCTTTGTCAAACTGTCACCTTTCTCTAACTGTGCATTCTCCGACCATCTTTGGACAAACGCGTTGTCTTTCACTTTATCAATGAATTCGTTCTTCATGGCAAAACTTTCTATTAGTAACCAAACCGTATATTGACACctccttttatgatgaaaatgataTGCAAACACTATTAAAGAAAGAAGTAAAAGCACAAGTCAGAATC carries:
- the LOC107960649 gene encoding uncharacterized protein; this translates as MQKEMQEQLQAQMQEQLAKVQQEMRDQMLESQRNMLESQNSMISKLTQLFKEGSDKGKYPMVDTRNDNEDSACPTSFAPTNMQTQPPRVSVNVQPLYQTGTSAPVNFPAGSSTNPKDNLANPQVPDFDDAAELEKEKIELPKQMEDQYKWLVEKFKALGSVDDYCGMDARELSLVLDLLLPPKFKMPEFERYNGTSCPEAHITMFCRRMTGHVNNDQLLIHYFQDSLAGAAAKWYNQLSRTQVKSWKDLAQAFMKQYGHITDIAPDRITLQNMEKKPSESFRQYAQRWREVATQVQPPLLEKETTMLFINTLKAPFITHMLGNATKSFANIVMSGEMIENAIRSGKIEVGENTRRSAPKKRENEVGNVSSGYAKLATVSQSKAIVIGQQASLRREPNMRQNTEKFQFTPIPVTYRELYKNLFDAHVVAPFHLEPLQPPYPKWYDANAQYEYHAGITWHSIENCTSFKRCVERLIKAGVLKFDDTPGTGNPLPSHTDKGVNAIIENVGRKVKLNIAEVRTPLKLVWNEMQKRGLVPQGLGDKIQDTRNYCEFHHEKDHEIQNCIEFRALVQGLMDNKELKFFESVEEEDVCSLIGESSEEGGRASRLVIIISKPRVSEVEARVTPRVIIQKPTASPYKDSHRVPWNYNCSITVSDKEGSINTSNIEVEPTKGKLVMFKKEAEGSESQVNEPVMETEAKEFSKFLRHSEYSVVEQLHQRPDRISVLALLLNLEVHRKALMKVLNETYVADDILVNKLDRLVGNISAGNFISFSDDEIPPWVGGLLRLYMSLHVARGIRYPEY
- the LOC107960650 gene encoding vimentin-like, producing MVTPEYNECWSRRVNDNIPKPNLEEARPIEEYLRVVPSELEIIKQDFEKKTSELERKIEQLEEEKVYLKLDVDVQKSEAENLRKRKREVEEDLDSLKTDYKQLQKSMRNAGLGKTSEQWRQEIQEEKARADWWERKFHDAQAREVTCKKSLDDSQNEKQMLRAQVEELEMALQQHRCRNSVIELRASLSKIENLKGKVEELEATLQNCENQIELLETNNEQLGEQLHRSQDQVRDRDYLMGEAIAQIREVVDHLQTLAVQADVLGVKYELESVRGRELACLLRKVKALGVRARPYM